A single region of the Rhodococcus sp. W8901 genome encodes:
- a CDS encoding muconate/chloromuconate family cycloisomerase — protein MPDPDLAIVSVETTIIDVPLVRPHKFATTTAEKQSILLVAITTAGGVTGHGEGVVPGGPWWGGESVETMKVIVDRYIAPYIIGRGVDEITGIMVDLEKIVANARFAKAAVDVALHDAYARHLGVGVHTLLGGAFRTGVDVRWALGAAPVEEILEEVAHRMEARLNFSFKLKMGALDPAVDTERVVSIAQSLSGKAGVSIDVNARWDRFTALRFVPELVDGGVELVEQPTPAEQIEVLAELNHLVAAPVMADESVHTPHDALEIARAGAADVIALKTTKCGGLQRSKEVVAVAKAAGIRCHGATSIEGPIGTAASIHFACAEPGINFGTELFGPQLFAVELLQTPLDYSAGQVHLPSGPGLGVELDMDVVRHLARD, from the coding sequence ATGCCCGACCCTGATCTCGCAATCGTCTCCGTCGAGACGACCATCATCGACGTGCCACTGGTGCGTCCGCACAAGTTCGCCACCACCACCGCGGAGAAGCAGTCGATTCTGCTGGTCGCGATCACCACTGCCGGCGGCGTCACCGGCCACGGTGAGGGCGTGGTGCCCGGTGGGCCCTGGTGGGGTGGTGAATCCGTAGAGACGATGAAGGTGATTGTCGACCGTTACATCGCGCCGTACATCATCGGGCGTGGTGTCGACGAGATCACCGGCATCATGGTGGATCTCGAGAAGATCGTCGCCAATGCCCGGTTCGCGAAGGCTGCCGTCGACGTCGCGCTGCACGACGCGTACGCCCGGCACCTCGGCGTGGGGGTGCACACGCTGCTCGGTGGCGCGTTCCGGACCGGCGTCGACGTCCGCTGGGCTCTCGGAGCCGCTCCGGTCGAGGAGATCCTCGAGGAGGTCGCGCACAGGATGGAGGCGCGCCTGAACTTCTCCTTCAAGCTCAAGATGGGTGCGCTGGACCCGGCCGTCGATACGGAGCGGGTGGTCTCGATCGCACAGTCGCTCAGCGGCAAGGCGGGCGTGAGCATCGACGTCAACGCGCGATGGGATCGGTTCACCGCGTTGCGTTTCGTGCCCGAACTCGTCGACGGCGGCGTCGAACTCGTCGAGCAACCCACCCCCGCCGAGCAGATCGAGGTGCTCGCCGAGCTCAACCACCTCGTCGCCGCACCGGTCATGGCCGACGAATCGGTGCACACGCCGCACGACGCCCTCGAGATCGCCCGCGCCGGTGCCGCCGACGTCATCGCCCTCAAGACAACGAAATGCGGTGGGCTGCAACGCAGCAAGGAGGTGGTCGCGGTCGCGAAGGCGGCCGGCATCCGTTGCCACGGCGCCACGTCCATCGAGGGGCCCATCGGCACCGCCGCGTCGATCCACTTCGCCTGCGCCGAACCGGGTATCAACTTCGGAACCGAACTGTTCGGCCCTCAGCTGTTCGCCGTCGAACTGCTGCAGACACCACTCGACTACTCCGCCGGCCAGGTCCACCTGCCATCCGGACCCGGGCTCGGCGTCGAACTGGACATGGACGTCGTCAGGCACCTCGCCCGCGACTGA
- a CDS encoding PH domain-containing protein yields the protein MSVPLEQSGDAALAAEEEQPWLRLDKRMLLVHPVNEVLKLLPVIAVSWIVGSRNGNHYWGLVAVAVLVVYGVLRWFTTTYRIGPVHVQLRHGVFEKKVLSVPRTRIRSVDVEAGVLHRLLGLAVLRIGTGQQAQRGESRFELNALDATLVPDLRAALLAGHRELRPEAGTDAASDTAPPGRPGVEIGHWSPSWVRYAPFSVTGLIAIGALVGIVFQYGLADRIARSPALADGFDSAEQAGALGLAVLGLAGLVILFVAASVLACGRYLVVYGRMSVTDNGRTLHVSHGLLRTRQTTLDRARLRGTTLKEPLLLRVAGGASLDAIMTGVSAEHRESSLLLPQSPRADATRVMATVLGDDRQADVALLPHGPAAHRRRYTRALWPAALTALIAAGFVVAGRHVPWPAWAGVVVLALAGAGLAWDRYRGLGHAVLPGWLITRSGSLDRRRDSIEAAGIIGWTVRQTFFQRRAGVATVIAATPAGTGKYVVHDLPVEQAWALVDAVTPGAGGIWRRPS from the coding sequence GTGAGCGTGCCCCTCGAACAGTCCGGTGACGCCGCCCTGGCCGCCGAGGAGGAACAGCCGTGGCTGCGCCTCGACAAGCGGATGCTGCTCGTCCACCCGGTCAACGAGGTCCTCAAACTGCTCCCCGTGATCGCGGTGTCGTGGATCGTCGGCAGCCGGAACGGCAACCACTACTGGGGGCTGGTCGCCGTCGCCGTCCTCGTCGTCTACGGCGTGCTCCGCTGGTTCACCACCACCTACCGCATCGGTCCGGTCCACGTGCAGCTGCGGCACGGCGTCTTCGAGAAGAAGGTCCTGTCGGTGCCGCGCACCCGCATCCGCTCCGTCGACGTCGAGGCCGGGGTGCTGCACCGGCTCCTCGGGCTGGCGGTGCTCCGGATCGGCACCGGCCAGCAGGCGCAGCGCGGCGAGAGCAGGTTCGAACTCAATGCGCTCGACGCCACCCTCGTCCCGGACCTGCGCGCGGCGCTGCTCGCCGGACACCGGGAGCTCCGGCCCGAGGCGGGCACCGATGCTGCCTCGGACACCGCACCGCCCGGGAGGCCGGGCGTCGAGATCGGGCACTGGTCGCCGTCATGGGTGCGGTACGCGCCGTTCTCGGTGACCGGGCTGATCGCGATCGGCGCGCTGGTCGGCATCGTGTTCCAGTACGGGCTGGCCGACCGGATCGCCCGCTCCCCCGCCCTCGCGGACGGATTCGATTCCGCCGAACAGGCCGGCGCACTGGGCCTCGCCGTACTCGGCCTGGCCGGGCTGGTGATCCTGTTTGTCGCCGCGAGCGTCCTCGCGTGCGGGCGCTATCTGGTGGTGTACGGCCGCATGAGCGTCACCGACAACGGCCGCACGCTGCACGTCAGTCACGGACTGTTGCGCACCCGGCAGACCACCCTGGACCGGGCCCGGCTCCGCGGCACGACGCTCAAGGAGCCGCTGCTGCTTCGCGTCGCCGGCGGGGCGTCCCTCGACGCGATCATGACCGGTGTCAGCGCCGAACACCGTGAGTCGTCACTGCTGCTGCCGCAGAGCCCGCGGGCGGACGCGACGCGGGTGATGGCGACCGTTCTCGGCGACGACCGGCAGGCGGACGTCGCGCTGCTCCCGCACGGACCGGCCGCGCATCGGCGCCGCTACACCCGCGCGCTGTGGCCGGCCGCCCTCACCGCGCTGATCGCCGCCGGATTCGTCGTCGCGGGCCGTCACGTGCCGTGGCCCGCGTGGGCGGGCGTCGTCGTGCTCGCGCTGGCAGGCGCGGGACTCGCGTGGGACCGCTACCGCGGACTCGGGCACGCGGTGCTGCCCGGCTGGCTGATCACCCGCAGCGGATCGCTGGACCGCCGCCGCGACAGCATCGAGGCCGCCGGCATCATCGGCTGGACGGTGCGCCAGACGTTCTTCCAGCGCCGCGCCGGCGTCGCCACCGTGATCGCGGCGACACCCGCGGGCACCGGCAAGTACGTCGTCCACGACCTCCCGGTCGAGCAGGCGTGGGCGCTGGTCGACGCCGTCACGCCCGGTGCGGGCGGGATCTGGCGAAGGCCTTCCTAG
- a CDS encoding PH domain-containing protein, whose product MAEPKWRPSVRAPRLWATTATLIWLPVFVAQVVWAVVDGRWTTWPHVLVFALTAVVAVVDIVVVPRWRYRVHRWEISDDAVYTRTGWFNQERRIAPITRIQTVDTERGPLDRFFGLATVTVTTASSAGAVKITALDLDVADRTVEHLTEIAARNAGDAT is encoded by the coding sequence ATGGCCGAACCGAAGTGGCGCCCCAGCGTCCGCGCCCCGCGACTGTGGGCGACGACGGCCACCCTGATCTGGCTGCCGGTGTTCGTCGCGCAGGTCGTGTGGGCGGTCGTCGACGGACGCTGGACCACGTGGCCGCACGTGCTGGTCTTCGCGCTCACCGCGGTCGTCGCGGTCGTCGACATCGTGGTCGTGCCGCGGTGGCGCTACCGCGTGCACCGCTGGGAGATCAGCGACGACGCCGTCTACACACGCACCGGTTGGTTCAACCAGGAGCGCCGGATCGCACCCATCACCCGCATCCAGACCGTCGACACCGAACGCGGACCGCTGGACCGATTCTTCGGCCTCGCGACGGTCACCGTCACCACGGCGTCGTCGGCCGGCGCCGTGAAGATCACCGCACTCGACCTCGACGTCGCCGACCGCACCGTCGAACACCTCACCGAGATCGCCGCCCGCAACGCCGGGGATGCGACGTGA
- the catC gene encoding muconolactone Delta-isomerase: MALFHVRMDVDIPRDLDPGVRDETIAREKAYSQDLQRQGKWAHLWRIVGQYSNISIFDVDSADELHELLWSLPLFPYMTIEVTPMTKHGSSIR, from the coding sequence ATGGCACTGTTCCACGTCCGGATGGACGTCGACATTCCCCGCGATCTGGATCCCGGGGTGCGCGACGAGACGATCGCGCGGGAGAAGGCGTATTCACAGGATCTCCAGCGTCAGGGCAAGTGGGCGCATCTCTGGCGAATCGTCGGGCAGTACAGCAACATCAGCATCTTCGACGTGGACTCGGCCGACGAACTCCACGAGCTCCTGTGGAGCTTGCCGCTGTTCCCGTACATGACGATCGAGGTCACGCCGATGACGAAGCACGGCAGCTCGATCCGCTAG